Proteins co-encoded in one Capnocytophaga ochracea DSM 7271 genomic window:
- a CDS encoding acyl-CoA thioesterase — protein sequence MMKLKKKPSDSRTILTDLVLPGETNHLNALFGGELLARMDRAASIASQRHSGRLTVTVSVNHVAFTHSIRIGSIVTVEAAISRAFSTSMEVYIDVWMENIYGERTKATEAIYSFVAVDENGRPVKVPEIEPETQLEKERYDGALQRRQLSLVLAGKLSPHDATELKALFTELENS from the coding sequence ATGATGAAACTCAAGAAAAAACCTTCTGACTCACGTACTATACTCACCGACCTCGTACTCCCAGGCGAAACCAATCACCTCAACGCTCTGTTTGGGGGTGAACTCCTCGCCCGTATGGATAGAGCTGCTAGTATTGCCTCACAACGCCACTCTGGACGTTTAACCGTTACCGTATCAGTAAACCACGTGGCTTTTACTCACAGCATACGCATAGGAAGCATCGTAACGGTCGAAGCCGCCATCTCTCGCGCTTTCTCTACTTCTATGGAAGTATATATCGATGTGTGGATGGAAAATATCTATGGCGAACGTACCAAAGCTACCGAGGCGATTTACTCTTTCGTAGCGGTAGACGAAAACGGTCGCCCCGTAAAAGTACCTGAGATAGAACCAGAAACCCAGCTCGAAAAAGAACGTTACGACGGTGCCCTACAACGTCGCCAACTGAGTCTTGTGCTTGCAGGTAAACTCAGTCCGCACGACGCTACCGAGCTAAAAGCTCTCTTTACTGAATTAGAAAATAGCTGA
- a CDS encoding HU domain-containing protein, translating to MKDLNVYIEELLYKHQCVIIPKFGAFISNRKSAQMAEDKTFDPPKRELSFNASLTSNDGLLIKYISEQTGIEYNLVEDYVNLAVEGWKRILKQDQTLNLEKIGTLRLVGEGRISFEPADDVNFLTDSFGMAPFVPHEVTASDLKIEENQIRPTLDHSSTDTGIPNLPPEEEDAVVTPTESPVSQVTAPVVTNTPKTHRGTTPPPAKEKKPAKIMPYVKYTAVASVGLAFLAYGAYLLFGERVVNDGNNEQQFAITDSLVQERLNQKLSEAAVFTPPITIPAIPLQVEKVKAKKPEQVKPEQVKPEQKPTQSTNQAATTVATTKPANTPVQATATPKPAQTSTAPKPAQTTTTPKPAQTNTSGVASTPVRTNSAMSAKKYQVIAGAFKDEKNAETRVKQLQKLGYKNAFVLGMNARGLYQVSYGGFDSMDEAKLQQKEVQNSKEEKKLDGGWILTQP from the coding sequence ATGAAAGACCTAAATGTATACATCGAAGAATTGCTCTACAAACACCAATGCGTGATTATCCCTAAGTTTGGAGCATTTATATCTAATAGGAAATCAGCCCAAATGGCTGAAGACAAAACGTTCGACCCTCCTAAACGAGAGCTCAGTTTCAACGCAAGCCTCACTTCTAACGACGGCTTGCTCATCAAGTATATATCCGAACAAACAGGCATCGAATATAACTTGGTAGAAGATTACGTAAACTTAGCTGTCGAAGGGTGGAAACGCATCTTAAAACAAGACCAAACCTTAAATCTCGAAAAAATCGGGACTCTTAGGTTAGTCGGCGAAGGTCGTATCTCTTTCGAACCCGCTGACGACGTGAATTTCCTTACCGATTCTTTCGGTATGGCGCCTTTCGTACCTCACGAAGTAACCGCCTCCGATTTGAAAATAGAAGAAAATCAAATCCGTCCTACACTCGACCATTCAAGTACCGATACCGGCATTCCTAACCTTCCCCCAGAAGAAGAAGATGCCGTAGTAACTCCTACTGAAAGTCCTGTGAGCCAAGTTACAGCTCCTGTGGTAACCAATACTCCTAAAACCCACAGAGGGACTACCCCACCGCCAGCTAAGGAAAAGAAACCTGCTAAAATAATGCCGTATGTAAAATATACAGCAGTAGCCTCAGTAGGCTTAGCCTTTTTGGCTTATGGAGCTTACCTGCTCTTCGGCGAAAGAGTAGTAAACGATGGCAATAACGAACAACAGTTTGCAATTACTGACAGCTTAGTACAAGAGCGTCTTAACCAAAAACTCAGCGAAGCAGCCGTGTTCACCCCGCCTATTACTATCCCTGCTATTCCTTTGCAAGTAGAAAAAGTAAAGGCTAAAAAGCCCGAACAAGTAAAACCTGAGCAAGTAAAGCCTGAACAAAAACCTACTCAGTCCACTAATCAAGCTGCCACTACGGTAGCGACAACCAAGCCCGCTAATACGCCTGTACAAGCTACTGCTACGCCTAAGCCAGCGCAAACTAGCACTGCGCCCAAACCTGCACAAACCACTACAACACCTAAGCCCGCTCAAACCAATACCTCAGGTGTAGCCTCTACCCCTGTACGTACAAATTCGGCAATGTCAGCTAAAAAATATCAAGTGATTGCAGGGGCTTTTAAAGACGAGAAAAACGCAGAAACCCGAGTGAAACAACTTCAAAAGTTAGGGTATAAAAACGCTTTCGTATTAGGAATGAACGCCAGAGGTTTGTACCAAGTAAGTTATGGCGGTTTCGATTCTATGGACGAAGCTAAACTACAACAAAAAGAAGTGCAAAACTCTAAAGAAGAGAAAAAACTCGACGGTGGCTGGATACTAACTCAACCCTAA
- a CDS encoding TerC family protein yields the protein MDFLFTADALVALITLTFLEIVLGIDNVIFISIVTGKLPEHQRKRATRLGLFLAMFLRIALLLGISFLIRLKDPLISLDWGWFSAHFNGQALILLAGGIFLLYKSTKEIHAKVNHIEHVTQSDNPKGRQHASFGGTIVQILLIDLIFSMDSILTAVGMTSGLTGAIYIMITAVVLSVGIMMLFANPVGNFVNRNPSIQILALSFLILIGFMLITESMHLSEAVLAGQTVGAVPKGYLYFAIAFSLGVEFLNMRMRKASPPASLPSTGEQSEKEGEKMMND from the coding sequence ATGGATTTTCTTTTTACTGCTGATGCCCTTGTGGCGCTTATTACTCTTACGTTTCTCGAAATTGTATTGGGGATTGATAACGTGATATTTATCTCTATCGTTACGGGTAAACTGCCCGAACATCAACGTAAGCGCGCTACACGCTTAGGGCTTTTTTTGGCGATGTTTTTGCGCATTGCTCTTTTATTGGGTATTTCGTTTCTGATTAGGTTGAAAGACCCGCTTATCAGCCTTGACTGGGGGTGGTTTTCAGCTCATTTTAACGGGCAGGCTCTCATACTGCTTGCGGGGGGTATCTTCCTGCTCTATAAATCGACTAAGGAAATTCACGCGAAAGTGAATCATATAGAACACGTTACACAATCGGATAACCCTAAGGGGCGACAACACGCTTCTTTCGGGGGAACTATTGTACAAATACTGTTGATAGACCTTATTTTCTCGATGGATAGTATTCTTACGGCGGTGGGAATGACCAGCGGGCTGACAGGGGCGATTTATATAATGATTACAGCGGTAGTGCTTTCGGTGGGCATAATGATGCTTTTTGCAAACCCTGTGGGCAACTTTGTAAACCGCAATCCTTCGATTCAGATATTGGCACTTTCGTTCTTGATACTCATTGGTTTTATGCTTATTACTGAGAGTATGCACCTATCGGAAGCAGTATTGGCAGGGCAAACGGTGGGCGCTGTGCCTAAGGGATACTTGTACTTTGCGATAGCGTTTTCGTTAGGGGTAGAGTTTCTGAATATGAGAATGAGGAAGGCTTCACCTCCAGCCTCTCTCCCAAGTACAGGGGAGCAAAGTGAAAAAGAGGGAGAAAAAATGATGAATGATTAG
- a CDS encoding alpha/beta hydrolase yields the protein MKLLPLLSLICFGVFAQERNYDTTQVSIDQEIQGTLLSPKKQNNTPLAILIAGSGPTDRDGNQAHLKNNSLKYLAEGLAEKEITVFRYDKRIIAQMNKGTVQEDKVTFEDGVNDALLVVNYFKEKYKDIIIIGHSEGALIGLLIAQRTPVSKLISLSGAGSNSATLIEEQIKKNAPQLKEEAQKVLNLLKKGEQVENVSPYLAPVFRKSVQPYLISWFKYNPTEEIAKMKIPVFIIQGTNDLQVEKKEAQLLKEAQPKAQLLFVEGMNHILKEVKTIEENQQSYLNPDIPISPKLIEAIAQFIKN from the coding sequence ATGAAATTATTACCTCTATTATCTTTGATTTGCTTTGGAGTCTTTGCCCAAGAAAGAAACTATGACACCACACAAGTGAGTATTGATCAGGAAATACAAGGAACACTCTTGTCTCCTAAGAAGCAGAACAACACTCCATTAGCTATACTTATTGCAGGGTCAGGTCCCACCGACCGCGATGGAAATCAAGCACATCTAAAGAATAATTCTTTAAAATATCTCGCCGAAGGTTTAGCAGAAAAAGAAATAACTGTTTTCCGTTATGACAAGCGTATCATTGCCCAAATGAATAAAGGTACTGTACAAGAGGATAAGGTCACCTTTGAAGATGGAGTAAACGATGCTCTCTTGGTAGTAAACTATTTCAAGGAAAAGTATAAGGATATCATAATTATAGGACACTCTGAGGGAGCTCTAATAGGACTTCTTATTGCTCAGAGAACACCTGTCTCTAAGTTGATTTCTCTTTCAGGAGCGGGCAGTAATAGTGCTACACTCATTGAAGAACAAATAAAGAAGAATGCCCCTCAGCTCAAAGAGGAAGCGCAAAAAGTCCTCAATCTATTAAAAAAAGGAGAGCAAGTAGAGAATGTTTCTCCTTATTTGGCTCCTGTATTTAGGAAGAGTGTACAACCTTATCTTATCTCTTGGTTTAAATATAACCCCACTGAGGAGATAGCAAAGATGAAAATTCCGGTTTTTATTATACAAGGAACTAATGATTTACAGGTAGAAAAAAAAGAAGCTCAACTTCTCAAAGAAGCACAACCTAAGGCACAACTCCTCTTTGTGGAAGGAATGAACCATATATTAAAAGAGGTAAAAACAATAGAAGAAAATCAGCAATCTTACTTAAATCCAGATATACCTATTTCACCTAAACTTATAGAAGCTATTGCTCAGTTTATCAAAAACTAA
- a CDS encoding SDR family NAD(P)-dependent oxidoreductase, with the protein MELNRIKGKIAFISGASSGIGKAVAEKLAQMGVNLILCARRAEVLAELKAKLEKEHAVEVITLAFDVRNYQEVAKNIQSLPEKWRQIDILINNAGLAIGLQHLYTYAIEDIDQMIDTNIKGFTYIANSVIPLMIATDKVGTIVNVGSVAGEIAYPNGSIYCATKFAVKALSDAMRIELMDKKLKVTTVKPGLVETNFSKVRFKGDEQKAENVYKGITPLYAEDIADTITYIVNLPDKVQITDITVTPLHQSDAIHVYKLAN; encoded by the coding sequence ATGGAACTAAATCGTATCAAAGGAAAAATCGCTTTTATCTCGGGTGCCAGTAGTGGGATAGGTAAAGCGGTAGCCGAAAAGTTGGCACAAATGGGCGTTAATTTGATTCTCTGCGCTCGTCGGGCTGAGGTATTGGCAGAACTGAAAGCAAAACTCGAAAAAGAACACGCTGTGGAGGTTATAACCTTAGCTTTCGACGTGAGAAACTATCAAGAGGTTGCGAAAAATATCCAGTCCTTACCCGAAAAATGGCGACAAATAGATATACTCATCAACAATGCGGGCTTGGCAATAGGATTGCAACACCTCTATACTTACGCCATAGAAGATATAGACCAGATGATTGACACCAACATCAAAGGGTTTACCTATATTGCCAACAGTGTGATTCCGCTAATGATTGCCACCGACAAGGTGGGAACGATTGTGAACGTCGGGTCGGTAGCGGGTGAGATAGCTTACCCCAATGGCAGTATTTATTGTGCGACCAAGTTTGCTGTAAAAGCCCTAAGCGATGCGATGCGTATAGAGCTAATGGACAAGAAGCTGAAGGTAACGACCGTAAAACCAGGGTTGGTAGAGACCAATTTCAGCAAGGTGCGTTTCAAAGGCGATGAGCAGAAAGCTGAGAACGTGTATAAGGGTATCACGCCCCTATATGCCGAAGATATAGCCGACACCATAACCTATATCGTCAATCTGCCAGATAAAGTTCAAATCACCGATATTACTGTTACCCCGCTCCACCAATCGGATGCAATACACGTGTATAAATTAGCAAATTAG
- a CDS encoding EamA family transporter has translation MMWFVFALLSAIFAALTAILAKIGIEGVNSNVATAIRTVVVVLLAWAMVFITQSQHNIAQISQRSWLFLILSGIATGASWLCYYKALQMGETTKVVSVDKLSIAITFVLAIIFLHEDFTLKSVIGVSLITIGTLVMIW, from the coding sequence ATGATGTGGTTCGTTTTTGCACTACTTTCGGCTATCTTTGCTGCTCTTACCGCTATTCTTGCCAAAATAGGCATTGAAGGGGTCAATTCTAATGTAGCGACTGCTATCCGCACAGTGGTAGTTGTGTTGCTGGCGTGGGCAATGGTTTTTATCACCCAAAGTCAGCATAATATTGCCCAGATAAGCCAGCGCAGTTGGCTCTTTCTTATCCTCTCAGGAATTGCCACAGGGGCATCGTGGTTGTGCTATTACAAAGCCCTGCAAATGGGAGAAACTACCAAAGTTGTTTCGGTAGATAAACTAAGTATCGCCATCACCTTTGTTTTGGCTATTATCTTCCTACACGAAGACTTCACCCTTAAATCGGTGATAGGTGTCTCGCTCATTACCATAGGTACCTTGGTGATGATATGGTGA
- the sufC gene encoding Fe-S cluster assembly ATPase SufC gives MLIIKNLHAGVDGKEILKGIDLEIKAGEVHAIMGPNGAGKSTLSAVIAGNENFEVTEGDILLNGESLLEDAPEERAHKGIFMSFQYPVEIPGISVTNFIKTAINESRKAQGLPDMPAAELLKKIREKATLLEINPDFLSRSLNQGFSGGEKKRNEIFQMAMLEPKIAILDETDSGLDIDALRIVANGVNKLKSKDNAVLVITHYQRLLDYIVPDYVHVLSDGKIVKTGDKTLALELEAKGYDWLKG, from the coding sequence ATGTTAATAATAAAAAATCTCCACGCAGGTGTGGACGGCAAAGAAATCCTTAAAGGGATTGACTTAGAAATAAAAGCAGGCGAAGTACACGCTATTATGGGACCTAATGGAGCAGGCAAATCTACCCTTTCGGCGGTGATTGCGGGTAACGAAAACTTTGAGGTAACAGAGGGTGATATCCTCCTCAATGGCGAAAGTCTGTTAGAAGATGCCCCCGAAGAGCGCGCACATAAAGGTATCTTTATGTCTTTCCAATACCCTGTAGAAATTCCTGGAATATCAGTAACCAACTTCATCAAAACTGCTATTAACGAGAGTCGCAAGGCACAAGGATTACCCGATATGCCTGCTGCTGAACTCCTCAAAAAAATACGCGAAAAAGCAACCCTTCTAGAAATCAATCCTGACTTCCTTTCGCGTTCCCTCAACCAAGGATTCTCTGGCGGTGAGAAGAAACGCAACGAAATCTTCCAAATGGCAATGCTCGAACCTAAAATTGCTATTCTAGACGAGACCGACTCTGGTCTTGATATCGACGCCCTACGCATTGTAGCTAATGGGGTGAATAAACTCAAAAGCAAAGACAACGCTGTGCTTGTTATCACCCACTACCAACGCCTTTTAGACTACATCGTCCCCGATTACGTACACGTACTTTCCGACGGTAAAATCGTAAAAACAGGCGACAAAACCCTCGCCTTAGAATTGGAAGCAAAAGGTTATGATTGGCTGAAAGGATAA
- the sufD gene encoding Fe-S cluster assembly protein SufD — protein sequence MNLKDKWVATFEQFPHKGDILKDIRKEALSFFAEKGFPHKKVEAWKYTSLSNLQATDYSLWQPIHNKTTLSPEVLHKYVIADCYVLVFVNGYYSPEMSSKEIAGATITPLLEALHKGGEAFIKKYFNANTEKGDVFTALNTAFASEGIYIEVPKAKVVDKPIQLLYFNDRKEPTCYQPRNIIAVGENAQLKVIEVHQNLSDTATAILTNAVTEVFVAKDAFLDYYKLQNDRLTASLIDNTYISQEANSHASVHTFSFGGTLTRNNLNFYHQGEHLESTLKGLSILKGTQHTDHYTLVNHAYPNCESHQDYKSIVSDEATNVFNGKIMVEQIAQKTNAYQQNDNILLSDKATVYTKPQLEIFADDVKCSHGCTVGSLSADFLFYLQTRGIGKKEASALLTYAFANTVLESVKIPALSEYINRIIAKKLGVTVDF from the coding sequence ATGAATTTAAAAGACAAATGGGTAGCTACTTTTGAGCAGTTCCCACATAAAGGCGATATATTAAAAGATATTCGCAAAGAAGCCCTTAGTTTCTTTGCTGAAAAAGGTTTCCCACATAAGAAAGTAGAAGCGTGGAAATACACCTCACTCTCTAACCTCCAAGCTACTGATTACAGCTTGTGGCAACCTATTCACAATAAAACAACCCTCTCACCCGAAGTGTTACACAAGTACGTTATCGCGGATTGTTATGTGCTTGTATTTGTAAACGGCTATTACAGTCCCGAAATGTCGAGCAAAGAGATTGCCGGCGCTACCATTACGCCCCTATTAGAGGCGTTGCACAAGGGCGGAGAAGCCTTTATCAAAAAATACTTCAACGCCAATACCGAAAAGGGTGATGTATTCACAGCCCTCAACACGGCTTTTGCCTCAGAAGGGATTTATATAGAAGTACCCAAGGCAAAAGTAGTAGATAAACCCATACAGTTGCTGTATTTCAACGACAGAAAAGAACCCACTTGCTACCAACCGCGCAATATTATTGCAGTGGGTGAGAATGCACAGCTCAAAGTCATTGAAGTTCACCAAAACTTATCAGATACTGCTACGGCTATCCTTACCAATGCAGTAACCGAGGTATTTGTAGCCAAAGATGCTTTCCTTGATTATTACAAATTGCAAAACGACCGTTTGACGGCTTCCCTTATCGACAACACCTATATTTCGCAAGAAGCAAATAGCCACGCCAGCGTGCATACCTTCTCGTTTGGTGGGACACTCACTCGCAACAACCTCAATTTTTATCACCAAGGCGAGCATTTAGAATCTACCCTCAAAGGGTTGAGCATCCTCAAAGGCACACAACACACCGACCATTATACACTGGTGAACCACGCATATCCTAACTGTGAGAGTCATCAAGATTATAAGAGCATCGTAAGTGATGAAGCGACCAATGTGTTCAACGGTAAGATAATGGTAGAGCAAATCGCCCAGAAAACGAATGCTTATCAGCAGAACGACAACATTCTCCTCTCCGATAAGGCAACAGTATACACCAAGCCCCAACTCGAAATCTTCGCCGATGATGTGAAGTGCTCACACGGCTGTACCGTAGGCTCTCTCAGCGCAGACTTCTTATTCTATTTACAAACACGTGGGATAGGCAAAAAAGAAGCGTCTGCCCTACTCACTTATGCTTTTGCAAATACCGTATTAGAAAGCGTGAAAATCCCCGCTCTTTCGGAGTATATCAATCGCATTATTGCTAAGAAATTAGGGGTAACCGTAGATTTTTAA
- the purB gene encoding adenylosuccinate lyase produces the protein MLTAISPIDGRYADKTTSLVPFFSEMALIRYRVQVEVEYFIALCELPLPQLADFPKERYTNLRRLYQNFTEEEALKVKEIEQTTNHDVKAVEYFIKEAFDKLQLEKYKEFIHFGLTSQDINNTAIPLSIKEAVQQVYLPALEQLLSKLRSLVTQWRDVPLLARTHGQPASPTRLGKEFEVFVVRIEQQLQTLISVPYAAKFGGATGNYNAHKVAYPNIDWKAFGTRFVEEILGLHHSFPTTQIEHYDHLAALFDALKRINTILIDLNRDVWTYISMDYFKQQIKAGEVGSSAMPHKVNPIDFENSEGNLGIANALLEHLSAKLPISRLQRDLTDSTVLRNVGVPFGHTLIALQSTLKGLNKLLLNEDKIREDLQDHWAVVAEAIQTILRREGYPNPYEALKALTRTNTAITAETISSFIDTLEVNEDVKAELKVITPENYTGV, from the coding sequence ATGTTAACCGCAATTTCCCCCATCGATGGTCGTTATGCCGATAAAACGACCTCCCTTGTGCCTTTCTTCTCCGAAATGGCACTCATTCGTTATCGCGTACAAGTGGAAGTAGAGTACTTTATCGCTCTATGTGAACTCCCCTTGCCTCAACTCGCCGATTTCCCTAAGGAAAGATACACCAACCTTAGAAGACTCTACCAAAATTTCACCGAAGAGGAAGCTCTAAAAGTAAAAGAAATAGAGCAAACTACCAATCACGATGTAAAAGCGGTTGAATATTTCATTAAAGAGGCTTTTGATAAACTGCAATTAGAAAAATACAAGGAGTTTATCCACTTTGGTCTCACCTCTCAGGATATCAACAATACCGCTATTCCACTTAGCATCAAGGAAGCTGTACAACAAGTGTATTTGCCTGCCTTGGAGCAATTGCTCAGCAAACTGAGAAGTTTAGTAACCCAATGGAGAGATGTCCCTCTACTAGCGCGCACTCACGGTCAGCCGGCATCTCCTACGCGTTTAGGCAAGGAGTTCGAGGTGTTTGTCGTTCGTATAGAACAGCAGTTACAAACCCTTATATCAGTGCCTTATGCTGCCAAATTTGGGGGAGCTACCGGTAACTACAACGCTCATAAGGTAGCCTATCCTAATATCGATTGGAAGGCTTTCGGCACCCGCTTTGTAGAGGAAATATTAGGCTTGCACCACTCTTTCCCTACTACCCAAATTGAGCATTACGACCATTTAGCCGCTCTTTTCGATGCTCTCAAACGCATCAATACGATTCTCATCGATTTAAACCGCGATGTTTGGACATATATCTCTATGGATTACTTCAAACAACAGATAAAAGCAGGCGAGGTAGGCTCTTCGGCTATGCCTCATAAGGTAAACCCTATTGATTTTGAAAACTCCGAAGGTAATTTAGGTATAGCCAACGCTCTTTTAGAGCATCTATCGGCAAAATTGCCTATTTCCCGCTTACAGCGCGACCTCACCGATAGTACTGTATTGCGCAATGTAGGAGTACCTTTTGGTCATACACTCATAGCCCTACAATCTACCCTCAAAGGACTTAATAAACTCCTTTTAAATGAGGATAAAATCCGCGAAGATTTACAAGACCATTGGGCAGTAGTAGCTGAGGCTATCCAAACGATTTTGCGTCGTGAAGGTTATCCTAATCCGTATGAAGCCCTCAAAGCCCTCACGCGCACTAATACCGCTATCACAGCCGAGACTATCAGTAGTTTTATCGATACCTTGGAAGTGAATGAAGATGTAAAGGCAGAACTAAAAGTTATAACGCCCGAGAACTATACGGGAGTTTAA
- a CDS encoding DNA polymerase III subunit: MDNILGYDTIKNYLQASVEAGRIPHAQLFVAGEGQGALPMAIAYATLILSHDNPKAKAQCAQLAHPDLHFAFPTAINDKVKKDPISALFMDEWRAFVKEQPYGSLFDWLVFLGIEKKQANIGVNEAKEITNKLALKSFEGGYKVMIIWMAEKMNAEASNKLLKLLEEPADKTVFLLVVEDENALLDTIKSRCQILRFPPLSENAIKEALVERGLADAEATKIALRAQGNFNKALQLMNNKESEEAIFERWFIAWVRTAYRARGNKASIQGLLQWSDEINTVGREAQKQFLQYCAEVFRQAFLLNYTASGLVYIQFADPTFQLAKFAPFIHGGNIEAIHNLLEEAQLHVERNGNGKVIFTDLAIKLTRLLHTKQ, translated from the coding sequence ATGGACAATATTTTAGGATACGATACAATAAAGAACTATTTACAAGCCAGTGTGGAAGCAGGTCGCATTCCACACGCTCAATTATTTGTGGCAGGCGAAGGACAAGGCGCTCTGCCAATGGCAATCGCCTACGCAACTCTCATTCTTTCGCACGATAACCCCAAGGCAAAGGCTCAATGCGCCCAACTCGCTCACCCCGACCTTCATTTTGCTTTCCCCACAGCTATTAATGACAAGGTCAAAAAAGACCCTATTAGTGCTCTCTTTATGGACGAATGGCGCGCTTTTGTAAAAGAACAGCCTTATGGTTCCCTTTTTGATTGGCTCGTGTTCTTAGGTATAGAGAAGAAACAAGCCAACATAGGGGTAAATGAGGCTAAAGAGATTACCAATAAGTTAGCTCTGAAATCATTTGAAGGTGGTTATAAGGTAATGATTATCTGGATGGCAGAGAAGATGAATGCCGAAGCCTCTAACAAGCTTCTTAAACTCCTCGAAGAACCCGCCGACAAAACAGTCTTTCTCTTGGTGGTAGAAGATGAAAATGCCCTATTAGACACTATCAAATCACGTTGCCAAATCCTGCGTTTCCCGCCCCTAAGTGAGAATGCTATCAAAGAAGCCCTCGTAGAACGTGGTTTAGCTGATGCCGAAGCGACCAAAATAGCTCTACGCGCTCAAGGAAACTTCAACAAAGCCCTCCAACTGATGAACAACAAAGAAAGCGAAGAAGCGATTTTTGAGCGTTGGTTTATTGCGTGGGTGCGTACAGCTTACCGCGCACGTGGCAACAAAGCCTCCATACAAGGACTTTTGCAGTGGAGTGACGAAATCAATACCGTAGGGCGGGAGGCGCAAAAACAGTTTTTGCAGTACTGCGCTGAGGTGTTCCGTCAGGCATTCCTACTGAACTATACCGCCTCTGGTTTGGTATATATACAATTCGCCGACCCTACTTTTCAACTTGCCAAATTTGCCCCTTTTATTCACGGCGGTAATATCGAGGCAATACACAACCTCCTCGAAGAAGCCCAGTTACACGTAGAGCGCAATGGCAATGGCAAAGTTATTTTCACCGATTTAGCTATTAAACTCACCCGGCTATTACACACTAAGCAATGA